One Streptomyces fagopyri DNA window includes the following coding sequences:
- a CDS encoding methylated-DNA--[protein]-cysteine S-methyltransferase, translating into MKRHTITDSPYGPLTLVADDGLLCGLYMVGQRHRPPQEDFGERDDSLLAEPKRQLAAYFAGGLKEFDLPMRLAGTPFQRSVWDQLVRIPYGEIRSYGELADALGNPKASRAVGLANGRNPVGIIVPCHRVVGADGSLTGYGGGLDRKRRLLDFERGSALF; encoded by the coding sequence GTGAAACGACACACGATCACCGACAGCCCCTACGGCCCCCTCACCCTTGTCGCCGACGACGGCCTCCTGTGCGGCCTCTACATGGTCGGCCAGCGGCACCGCCCGCCCCAGGAGGACTTCGGCGAGCGGGACGACAGCCTGCTGGCCGAGCCGAAGCGTCAGCTGGCGGCCTATTTCGCGGGCGGCCTCAAGGAGTTCGACCTGCCGATGCGCCTGGCCGGCACGCCCTTCCAGCGCAGTGTCTGGGACCAACTGGTCCGCATCCCCTACGGCGAGATCCGCTCGTACGGTGAACTCGCCGACGCCCTCGGCAACCCCAAGGCCTCCCGCGCGGTGGGCCTCGCCAACGGCAGGAATCCCGTCGGCATCATCGTGCCCTGCCATCGCGTGGTCGGCGCCGACGGAAGTCTCACGGGCTACGGCGGCGGCCTGGACCGCAAGCGCCGCCTCCTGGACTTCGAGCGGGGCTCCGCCCTCTTCTGA